The genome window ACGCTTTTGATTTCCCATAACTTATTAAGCAATTAAATAATAATAGTAAAATTGAGAGGATGTGAAGATCTTTGCTCACAATAATAGAGAAGGAGAATCTGAAAGATCTTTCTGGAAAAACCGTCATAGTAGGCTTTCCAGGAATGGCATTCATAGGGAAAGTTACAGCAGATGTTCTTGTTAACAAGCTTTCTCTGAAAGAGGTGGCTGAGATCTACTCTTACGATGCTCCTGCATCAGTGGGTGTAAGCGAGGGGCTTATACAGCTTCCCTCAATAAAGATATACAGCAATCATGACCTAGATCTGGCAGTTCTTACAGCCTCATATCAGCCTCAGGCTGAGGAAGGGCAGAACAGGCTAGCCCATGAGCTGAGCAGAAAGCTATCGGAGATCGGAGTTAGAAGAATTATCTCTGCCGCTGCCTATGTGACTCCAGAGGTTCCGGAGAAGAGAAGGGTGTTTGTGGCTGCCACCGAGAAGCGCTTGGTGGAGGAGTTCAGCGCTCTTGGCTGCATTCCCATGGATGGCGGGATTTCTGGTTTGAACGGACTGCTTCCAGGGCTCGCTGAGATATATGGCATGGAGGGAGCAGCTTTGTTGGGAGAAACTGGGGAATTCTTCGTTGCTGGAGGAATGGTTGATTACCTCTCGGTGGCTGAGATTGTTAAGGTCATTTCATCATATCTTCAGCTCAATATAGCAGTAGATGAGCTCATAGAGAGAGCAAGAGAAATAGAGGAGGGAGTGAAAAGGGCAATAGCAAGAAGCATGACTATGGAGGAAAAGAAGGAGAAAGAGCCATCGACACATATGTAAAATAAGGAGAATGCTGTGATGATTGGGGTTCGTTGGGGTAAAAATGAACTTTCGAAGACCCATCGATATATCTTCGCTCCTGGATCAAACATCTTTTAAAATAGTGGATGGTAAGAAGCTAGCAGTTAAGAACTATACAAAGCCCAGCGGGATAATAAAGTGGCTTTTGCTGAACTTTCCTCCAATCCCATTTTACTATCCGCTTACTCTGGATCCTGCAGAGAGAATGAGAAGGGAAATAGATTTTTTCTCGCATGAGGCGGAAGGATTTCTCATTCCAAAAATTTACAATATTGACTGGAAAAAAATTGTGCTTGAAAGGGAATATATTGAGGGGAGGCATCCATCATTTGAAGATGAGAAGGACCTGAAATCCGTGGGAATGGCTTTATCATTCATTCATAGGGCCGAAAGATGTCTTGGAGATACGAAGCCTCAGAACTTTCTCATAGCTGAAAATGGTGTATATGTCATAGATGCTGAACAAAGCCTGCTGTCCTGCCAGAAGAGGAGATTTATAGGCTGGGATGTAGCGCTATCAATCCTATTCATTTTCTGGAACAATCCCCTCATAAGCCCAAATGAGTTCTCCTCAAAGGTGAGATCTTTTCTGAACGGCTACAAGGAGGCTGGCAGCAAAATAAGCTGGGAAATCGTTAGAGAAGCGCATCCACTCATACTTTTGACACCTCCCCAACTTCTTCTAATTGTAAGGGAGTCTTTGAGCTTAGAGAATAATGTCTAGAACTAAAAATTGGTAAATAAAGCGACGAGGCTAGTGTTTGGAAATCATTCTGTAGAGCATTATTGCTGAACCTGAGTTTACTGCGAGGGAATAGATAACTGCCGCAAAGGGATGCAGCGAATAGAGAACGGCGAAGAAGATTGAGCCTATTCCGAAAGCTATGGCTTGGGCAACTGCATATGCTCCAAAGCCTCCAGCATAGTCCTGTACGGATAGCTCGGATATTGTTGCCCTGAATGCAGATTCGAAATAGCCTGTCACAATTCCCCAGAGCGTTGCTCCCAAGGCATATTGATATATGCTACCTCCATTGTTAATGAGAAGATAGGTAGCCAAGGCGCTTGCCGGCGGAACAGCTATGTATATGAGAAGCTTCGCTCTTTCATAAACAAAGCCAATTGATATTGCTGCCAGAGCATCAGTAATCATTGCGATCATGTACATGAGAGCAACAACGTTGCTTCCAACTCCTGTATTAACCATGTGATAGGAAACAATCCCCCATGGGACATATGCAGCAGTTATCAAGCCGAAGAGAATGATGAAATCTCTCAGCTCTCCTCTGATTTCCCTTATTTTTATTTTCATGCTTATTTCGAGCGATGACAGCCTTGGATAGAGTATGAATGCGGTGAGAACCAGAAAAATGCTAATTGATGCTGGAATTGCCAAGAACTTGAAACCTGCCGAATAGCCCCCGTGTCCGCTCAAGAAATATGCTATTATTAAAGGACCAGTAACTGCACCTATTTGATCCAAGAACTCATGTATTCCGAAAGCCCTTCCCTTCCCTATTTCCTCTGTGACCTCGGAGAGAATCACGTCTCTTGAGGGGGTCCTCAAACCCTTTCCAACTCTTTCAAACATGAGCAAAGCGAAGGCTATCTGCCAGCTTCCAGCTATTACAAGTGCCGGGATAACTGCCAGATTCAGAATGTAGCCAAGTATTACAGTAAGCCAAAGGAATATGCTACCTCTATAATTGGAAATAATGAGCCCAGTAATTCCTCTGGCAACATATGAAATGAGCTCACCCAGTCCCAGAAGACCTGCAAAGAGAGCAGGGGCTTCTAGGTACTCCAGAAAAGCTCCTCCCACAGATCTGGCTCCTTCATAGGTCATATCTGCAAAGAGGCTGACAAAGCTAAGAATCAAAAAAATTAGAATCTTTCTGCTTATATTCAAAACTAAGATCACCTTTCGTTTTGCTAAAAAAATTCTCCTTAATTAATATGAGCTTTTATTAGTGGAAAAAAGTTTTCAGGTCTCCTGAGATGCAGTGAAGCTAGAATAGGTTGCTTTATAGAGAGGATGTATCCTGAGCTCCTTGATGTTGGGTACATATTTATCGCTGACCCCATATTTGTGCCCCCGCCACTTCTTCGACCATTCATCTAAGGACATGCCGTTTTTCTTCAGGATAGAATCTCTGTATATATCGCTAAGGACGTTGTATGCGCAGAAAGGTATCACTCGTCCATCGGGAGAGGTGTAATGTATGTTGCATCTCATAACTCTCTGTACATCGTAGTTGTATTGATCCATGAAGTGCATGAGTCCCAGGAATAGTAAGCTGTAGTGGAGCTCTCCGAGAGCATCATAGCTCCTCTCTCTTATTACTCTCATCAGCAGCTTGCTGATGCTCGCACCATTTGGTAAGTTATCCCTTATTATATAATCTCCAAGGTGTCTCAGGGAGGAAATGAGGCTCAAATATGTCATAACCTTACCTGCTCTCTCCAGCTTTTCTCTTCTCTCATCAAGAAAGTTGAGGAATCCATCAACATCGATGAAGTCCGTAATCGAGTAGAATCTCCTGAATTTTCCTCTCTCGTCTCTATCCACAATTACATATGTAGCTGCTCCACAAGCAATGTGGTTTGCCATGAGAAACTGCTCTCTCTTAGTAACAGCCTCTATGAATTCGGCAAATTTTGCTGCAACAGGAATGGGATACCAGGAGCTTGCCTTTATCTGACCGTCAGTCTGCCTTTCAATTCTCTCTATAACGTCTGGAATAGTTATTCTGAACTTGTCCAATTCGTGCTTCTTCATTCTTCCTGTAAGGCTGACTGGTTGAAAGTTCACCGCTCTGACTATATCCATGTTCTCAGCAGCAAATCTCACTATGTTCCCTAGGTCATTGTCGTTTATGCTCTTTATTACTGTTGGAACAAGAACAACGCTCGTCATTCCGGCTTTTCGAAAAGCATCGAATATGAATGGTATATCCCAGTGATTTTTGGGATTTGTTTTTGGATTCGTTCCGTCGAAGCTCATGTAAACAGTGTTCACTCCCGCTTCCCTTAGCTCCCTGGCCCATTTTACAGCAAGCTCAGGATTCTTTCTGTAAACTTCTGCCAGAGGAATTCCTTCGGTGTTGAGCTGAATGTGCCTCACTCCTTCCTCCTTCATCATCCTGACTATATCCACTAGATCATCTCTCATGAGAGGTTCTCCACCAGTCAGCTGAATGACCAATGTTTTATGTTGCTTCTTCAGCTGCCTGACCTGCTCTCTAAGCTGCTCTATCGTGGGCTCATATACATACCCAACCCTCTCTGCAAAGAAGAAGCAATACCAGCACGAGAGATCACATCTATTTGTGACTACAATGTTAGCTAGGGCTGTGTGATTCTTATGCATTCCACAAAGTCCACATGAGAAGGGACAGGGAGCACTTACGGGCACATAAGAATACGTGCCTCTTCCCTCATCCTCATACTTCTGGAACCTGTAGTACATCTGGGCATTCCCATAGTAAAGATCCTCAAATGCTCCATGTTCCGGGCACTCCTTCCTTATAAATAGCTTTCCCTCTCTCTCAACTATGATTGCTGGTAAAAGCCTCTCGCAGATGGGACAGATGCTCTGTGTATGCTTGACAAGCTTCTCTCCGTCCTTCAATTTTGGCATTGGGCCTCCAATGTTTATAACCTTGCCCTCTATCTCAATCGATTTCCCCGCAAATCTGCTCACAGGCCTAAAAGCTTCCATTAGGTTGCTATCGCTTCTCGTGGATTCCGTAGCACCAGCCATATCTATCCCCAACAGTTCGAGATTTTAAGCAGACTCATGTAAAAGCTAGTCACATCTCCTTTAAAAATAAATTTACCTATATTTCCGTAAAAAAAGGGAAAACAGTTTTTCGAGTGACCGCTTGCTTCGATCGCAAATATTTAAAATGTTCTCAACGGATATAACCACAGCAGAAAGTAACTTTTCTGAATAGATAATGAGCAGCAGGAGATGTAATGTGAGAAGGGAACCTTTCAATCTAATAGTAACACACTATCCAGGATATGATAATTATGTTGTTGCCAGGGAGAAGCTGAAAAAAGTTCTCGACAATGCCAGGATAGTTGACACTTCGCAGAGCATTATTCTCTTGATAGTAGATGACCCATATGCAGCCATCGAGAAGATAAAGAGCTCTGAGGAAATGTCGTCCTCTCCGATATTGAGAGTTATTCCAGTTGATGCCGTAACAGATGTCTTTGTTGATAGGATAAGAGAAGTTGTTCATGAAATATTTCGTAGAAAGGCTTCACCAAATGACACGTTCAAGATCAAGATAGATGGAAGGGTGTATAAGAGGGAAGAGGGTGAAGTAGCGAGGATCCACAGGAATGAAGCTATTGAGCTCATTGCACATGGAATAGATAATCCCGTTGATCTCGATTATCCTGACTGGTTGATTTATATAAAGACGCTGAGACTGTACAGAGCTACTGAGCTTTCTAGCATAACTATATGCAGAAGAGATCAGATTCTGAGCTTTGCTCCAAAGGAGGAGGAGGTTGAGAAGAGTGAGGAGCTCTAAGCTCTTCGGAACTGCGGGGATTAGGGGAAGATACTTAGACAAGGTCAGGCCAGGGCTTGCCTATGATATAGGAGTGAGCGTGGCAGCCCATGTGGGAGGAAGGGGGACGATAACCATAGGTCACGATGTTAGGACCACAAGCCCACTGCTCGCGCTAAGTGCAGGATCGGGAGTGATGAGCGGAGGAGTAGATGCTATATTCCTTGGCCTCGTTCCAACCCCAGTTCTCGCGTACAGCGTCCCCCACACGAAGAGCAAGGCTGGCATAATGATAACTGCAAGCCATAATCCTCCTCCTGACAATGGAATAAAGGTATTCCAGTATAACGGAATGGAATATACCGAGAGAATGGAGGAAGAGCTTGAGCTTCTCATGCAGGTCAAATCCAAGTTCCACGCCACTTGGGATCAGGTGGGAAGGCTAATTGATGCTGCAGAAGTTGGAGAGGACTATGTGGATGAGATTTCCAGTGTTCTGAGACCCAGGAGCATAAAGTATGTTCCCAAAATATATATAGATTGCAGCAATGGTGCTGCCAGTAACTACACTCCGAGAATTCTGAGGAAGATGGGGGCAAAGGTCTTTTCAGCGAACTGTCATCCTGATGGCTATTTTCCTGGGCATGAGCCGGAGCCAAGACAGGATGTCCTTGAGCCTTTTCTGCCAGTTGCTGCATCCCTCTCTCCAGATGTCATAATGGCTCACGATGGCGACGCTGATAGGCTTGCTGCTCTCACCACAAGAAGGGGGTTCATAAAGCAGGACATATTAATAGCTCTCTACTCAAAACACAAGCTCATGGAAGGGAAGGGAACAATAATTGTGAGCATTGATGTTGGGAACAGCGTTGTCGATATCGCAGACAAGTACGGAGGAAGAATTGTGAGATCAAAGCTAGGAAAGATTCATGAAAAGCTGCTTGAGCATCCAGGAGCTCTTCTTGCCGCTGAGCCATGGAAGCTAATAGATCCAATGTGGGGATTCTGGGTGGATGGAATTTATCAGGCAACGCTGCTGACAAAGCTCATGATGGAAGAGGGTGTTACAATGGATGAGCTCCTCTCAGATATTCCAACATATCCGTGGGCTAGGTTGAGCATCCCAATCATTGATGATGCTGAAAAGCATGAGGAGTTCTATGAAAGATTGAAGGAAAAGTTCGTATCAAGCATGGGGGAGTATGAAACCATGACAACGCTTGATGGGGTAAGGCTGGACTTTTCGGATAAGAGCTGGGTTCTTATAAGGATGAGCGGCACTGAGCCAAAGGTCAGAGTTTATATTGAGGGGAACGAGAACAAAAGAGTTGATGAGCTCATAGAGAAGTCAATGGAAATAACCAAGAAAACGGCAGAGGAGCTTGGACTGAAGCTTGAGGCACCAACTATAAATAGGGGATGAGCTAAGGAGGATTTCCTATCAGCTGAGCAACGTTTCCCTGTATGTTCTCAACTATTCCCTGTCTAATCATTCCAACAGCTATCGCTAGAAGGAT of Fervidicoccaceae archaeon contains these proteins:
- a CDS encoding PAC2 family protein; amino-acid sequence: MLTIIEKENLKDLSGKTVIVGFPGMAFIGKVTADVLVNKLSLKEVAEIYSYDAPASVGVSEGLIQLPSIKIYSNHDLDLAVLTASYQPQAEEGQNRLAHELSRKLSEIGVRRIISAAAYVTPEVPEKRRVFVAATEKRLVEEFSALGCIPMDGGISGLNGLLPGLAEIYGMEGAALLGETGEFFVAGGMVDYLSVAEIVKVISSYLQLNIAVDELIERAREIEEGVKRAIARSMTMEEKKEKEPSTHM
- a CDS encoding MFS transporter, with the translated sequence MNISRKILIFLILSFVSLFADMTYEGARSVGGAFLEYLEAPALFAGLLGLGELISYVARGITGLIISNYRGSIFLWLTVILGYILNLAVIPALVIAGSWQIAFALLMFERVGKGLRTPSRDVILSEVTEEIGKGRAFGIHEFLDQIGAVTGPLIIAYFLSGHGGYSAGFKFLAIPASISIFLVLTAFILYPRLSSLEISMKIKIREIRGELRDFIILFGLITAAYVPWGIVSYHMVNTGVGSNVVALMYMIAMITDALAAISIGFVYERAKLLIYIAVPPASALATYLLINNGGSIYQYALGATLWGIVTGYFESAFRATISELSVQDYAGGFGAYAVAQAIAFGIGSIFFAVLYSLHPFAAVIYSLAVNSGSAIMLYRMISKH
- a CDS encoding radical SAM protein is translated as MAGATESTRSDSNLMEAFRPVSRFAGKSIEIEGKVINIGGPMPKLKDGEKLVKHTQSICPICERLLPAIIVEREGKLFIRKECPEHGAFEDLYYGNAQMYYRFQKYEDEGRGTYSYVPVSAPCPFSCGLCGMHKNHTALANIVVTNRCDLSCWYCFFFAERVGYVYEPTIEQLREQVRQLKKQHKTLVIQLTGGEPLMRDDLVDIVRMMKEEGVRHIQLNTEGIPLAEVYRKNPELAVKWARELREAGVNTVYMSFDGTNPKTNPKNHWDIPFIFDAFRKAGMTSVVLVPTVIKSINDNDLGNIVRFAAENMDIVRAVNFQPVSLTGRMKKHELDKFRITIPDVIERIERQTDGQIKASSWYPIPVAAKFAEFIEAVTKREQFLMANHIACGAATYVIVDRDERGKFRRFYSITDFIDVDGFLNFLDERREKLERAGKVMTYLSLISSLRHLGDYIIRDNLPNGASISKLLMRVIRERSYDALGELHYSLLFLGLMHFMDQYNYDVQRVMRCNIHYTSPDGRVIPFCAYNVLSDIYRDSILKKNGMSLDEWSKKWRGHKYGVSDKYVPNIKELRIHPLYKATYSSFTASQET
- a CDS encoding THUMP domain-containing protein: MRREPFNLIVTHYPGYDNYVVAREKLKKVLDNARIVDTSQSIILLIVDDPYAAIEKIKSSEEMSSSPILRVIPVDAVTDVFVDRIREVVHEIFRRKASPNDTFKIKIDGRVYKREEGEVARIHRNEAIELIAHGIDNPVDLDYPDWLIYIKTLRLYRATELSSITICRRDQILSFAPKEEEVEKSEEL